A single region of the Phycisphaerae bacterium genome encodes:
- a CDS encoding DotU family type IV/VI secretion system protein has translation MAEREPGKHRLTEAAWPVFEFLINFGRQVKYGNVPTPEQVRYEALSAVRDAEDIARNDPVTERCWNDRIKAMLVYLIDYKLLNTNWRGQSYWFDNRFETDPEVLNHVESLGGDKFFEDCDEMQREYELAERRDRRDKDELAEMLNLYFVALRLGFKGRFHDRPMELADYVRKLYSRLPAYATTRAKEMFPDAYENVAEERVDYKLGMSLTVIASILLATLIFSGIGLRVAWKQAVGDIATAAEGVRKGEFFEQTALAASEKNREATSDR, from the coding sequence CGACTGACTGAAGCAGCGTGGCCGGTGTTCGAGTTTCTGATCAATTTTGGGCGACAGGTTAAGTACGGCAATGTTCCGACGCCTGAACAAGTGCGGTACGAAGCGTTGTCGGCGGTGCGGGACGCCGAGGACATCGCCCGTAACGATCCGGTCACGGAGCGCTGCTGGAACGATCGCATCAAGGCGATGCTCGTTTACCTGATCGACTACAAGCTTCTGAACACGAACTGGCGCGGGCAATCCTACTGGTTTGACAATCGATTCGAGACGGACCCGGAGGTTCTGAATCACGTCGAGTCTCTTGGCGGCGACAAGTTCTTCGAAGACTGTGACGAAATGCAGCGCGAATACGAACTGGCCGAGCGCCGTGATCGACGCGACAAGGATGAACTGGCCGAAATGCTGAATCTATATTTCGTAGCGCTTCGGCTCGGATTCAAGGGACGATTTCACGATCGACCGATGGAACTTGCCGATTATGTCCGCAAGCTTTATTCACGGCTGCCCGCCTATGCCACGACCCGCGCGAAGGAAATGTTTCCTGATGCGTATGAGAACGTGGCCGAGGAGCGCGTCGATTACAAGCTGGGCATGAGCCTCACCGTGATTGCTTCGATCCTGCTGGCGACGCTGATTTTTTCCGGCATTGGACTGCGCGTGGCATGGAAACAAGCAGTTGGTGACATCGCAACGGCTGCTGAGGGAGTGAGGAAGGGCGAATTTTTTGAGCAGACGGCATTGGCGGCCAGCGAGAAGAATCGTGAGGCGACGTCCGATCGGTGA